A part of Syntrophales bacterium genomic DNA contains:
- the xerD gene encoding site-specific tyrosine recombinase XerD, whose product MYDLIDEYLNYLTVEKGASSNTLEAYSRDIMRFVDFMVSNGRKSLDDITSEDVLLYLLFLGSMGLSPVTVNRNLAAVRGFFRYLLGVGKVKASPFSAAKSMKMGFRLPGVISKEEMFRLLSTPTGESPVDLRDRAIMELMYATGLRVSETVSLELKNINWQVGYLHITGKGGKERIVPVARSALECVRIYIERARPVLLRGRISNVLFINKSGRPFSRQGLWKVIRKYATRVGLGKRVHPHTFRHSFATHLLEGGADLRSIQLMLGHADISTTQIYTHVTGERIKEVHRKYHPRG is encoded by the coding sequence ATGTACGATCTAATAGATGAGTATTTGAATTATCTCACAGTGGAAAAAGGTGCCTCCTCTAATACCCTTGAGGCTTATAGTAGGGATATTATGCGGTTTGTGGATTTTATGGTCAGCAATGGACGTAAGTCTTTGGATGATATTACCTCGGAGGATGTACTGCTGTATCTTTTGTTTCTAGGGTCTATGGGTTTATCCCCTGTTACTGTTAACCGCAATCTTGCTGCTGTTCGAGGGTTTTTCCGGTATCTCCTTGGGGTGGGTAAGGTTAAGGCTTCACCATTTTCCGCGGCAAAGTCGATGAAAATGGGGTTTCGTCTCCCTGGTGTGATCAGCAAGGAAGAGATGTTCCGTTTGCTTTCTACGCCTACGGGGGAGTCGCCTGTTGATCTCAGGGACAGGGCGATTATGGAGCTTATGTACGCCACTGGACTTCGTGTTTCGGAAACAGTTTCATTGGAGCTTAAGAACATCAACTGGCAGGTGGGCTACCTTCATATAACCGGCAAGGGAGGGAAAGAAAGGATCGTTCCGGTGGCGAGATCGGCATTGGAGTGTGTCAGGATATATATAGAGAGAGCCCGTCCCGTATTGCTGCGTGGACGGATAAGTAACGTACTATTTATAAATAAGTCTGGCAGGCCGTTTAGCAGGCAGGGACTTTGGAAAGTAATTAGAAAGTACGCTACGAGAGTTGGTTTGGGGAAACGAGTACATCCCCATACCTTTCGTCATTCCTTTGCAACACACCTTTTGGAAGGGGGAGCAGATTTACGTTCTATCCAGCTCATGCTGGGTCATGCTGATATTTCTACCACACAAATCTACACCCATGTTACAGGTGAAAGAATCAAGGAAGTACATCGTAAATACCATCCGCGGGGATAG